One genomic segment of Cellulophaga sp. HaHaR_3_176 includes these proteins:
- a CDS encoding ATP-binding cassette domain-containing protein: MNNTQHYIVYTDNESNINLFTTLILKGELPELLVSLKNLKGDVLNKSKINDLIFEEEVHDIKIATKNTSQSLKSMSSGEQKKIVLEHILSQKPDFILLDSPFDNLDISSVQILKDRLKVISEKTCLILLISRQNDSLSFIKNQFILSKDNTLLISKKIEKRKKTEFLLPIPKPHNKSTYSDDVLIDMKNITVSFEDRIILKNINWTINQNEFWQLKGKNGSGKTTLLSMITGENSKGYGQELYLFGNKKGTGESIWDIKKKIGYYSPTLTHNFNGLHSVEHMLISGLNDSIGLYKHPTELQRKLADEWLDVLDMKSLKNSLFIDLTTGNQRLVMVARAMIKQPLLLILDEPTENLDDKSAYLFVDLVNKISKESTTTVLFVSHRDEPGLKPKKIFELQKTENGATGSITN; the protein is encoded by the coding sequence ATGAACAATACTCAACATTATATAGTTTATACGGATAACGAATCAAACATTAATTTATTTACAACACTTATTTTAAAAGGTGAATTACCTGAACTGCTTGTTTCTTTAAAAAATTTAAAAGGAGACGTACTTAACAAGTCAAAAATTAATGATTTAATTTTTGAAGAAGAGGTTCATGATATTAAAATTGCCACAAAAAATACATCACAATCTTTGAAATCAATGTCTAGTGGTGAACAGAAAAAAATAGTTTTAGAACACATCTTATCCCAAAAACCAGATTTTATTCTTTTAGATAGTCCATTTGATAACCTAGATATATCATCAGTACAAATATTAAAAGACAGGTTAAAAGTTATTTCAGAAAAAACATGTTTGATTCTTTTAATTAGCAGGCAAAATGATAGTTTAAGCTTTATAAAAAATCAATTTATACTTTCCAAAGACAATACATTACTAATCTCAAAAAAAATAGAAAAACGAAAGAAAACTGAATTTCTATTACCCATACCAAAACCTCATAATAAAAGTACATATTCAGATGATGTTCTAATAGACATGAAAAACATCACTGTCTCATTTGAAGATAGGATAATACTAAAAAATATAAATTGGACAATTAATCAAAATGAATTTTGGCAGCTTAAAGGCAAAAATGGTAGCGGAAAAACCACATTGCTATCAATGATAACAGGAGAAAACAGTAAAGGATATGGCCAAGAGCTATATTTATTTGGTAATAAAAAAGGTACAGGAGAAAGTATATGGGATATAAAGAAAAAAATAGGATACTACTCCCCTACTTTAACTCATAATTTTAATGGGTTACACTCTGTTGAACACATGCTAATATCTGGGCTAAACGATTCTATCGGACTCTATAAACACCCTACAGAATTACAAAGAAAATTAGCTGATGAATGGCTAGATGTCTTAGATATGAAATCTTTAAAAAATTCTTTATTTATTGATTTAACAACAGGAAATCAGAGATTAGTAATGGTTGCAAGAGCTATGATCAAACAACCTTTGTTATTGATTTTAGATGAACCTACTGAAAACTTAGATGATAAAAGTGCATATTTATTTGTTGATTTAGTCAATAAAATTTCAAAGGAAAGTACTACTACAGTACTTTTTGTTTCTCATAGAGATGAGCCGGGATTAAAACCCAAAAAAATATTTGAACTTCAAAAAACAGAAAATGGTGCCACAGGCTCCATTACAAATTAA
- a CDS encoding response regulator transcription factor produces the protein MKKILIIEDDLEIVKLLEIHLTDQIFETSKATDGATGLEMALQNDYDLIILDLTLPNMNGIEVCKNLRAKKNTPIIMLTAKSEEIDRVLGLEIGADDYMTKPFSIRELLARIKAVMRRSNTVKQNTKESSIINVDGMLIDIDKRKVLINDVKIELSPKEFELLHLMANNPGRNYSRTELLNIIWGYNFSGYEHTVNSHINRLRAKIETDMANPNYILTTWGIGYKFNEDLPHEI, from the coding sequence ATGAAAAAAATACTAATTATAGAAGATGATCTTGAAATAGTCAAACTTTTAGAGATACATCTTACTGATCAAATTTTTGAGACCTCAAAAGCTACCGATGGTGCTACAGGGCTAGAAATGGCCTTACAAAATGATTACGACTTAATAATACTAGACTTAACATTACCAAATATGAATGGTATTGAAGTTTGTAAAAATTTGAGAGCCAAAAAAAATACTCCAATAATAATGTTAACTGCTAAATCAGAAGAAATTGATCGAGTTTTAGGATTAGAAATTGGTGCTGATGATTACATGACAAAACCATTTAGTATTAGAGAATTATTAGCAAGAATAAAAGCAGTTATGCGAAGAAGCAATACTGTTAAACAAAACACTAAAGAAAGCTCTATTATTAATGTAGACGGAATGCTAATAGATATTGATAAAAGAAAAGTACTTATTAATGATGTAAAAATAGAACTCTCTCCAAAAGAATTTGAACTACTACATCTTATGGCAAACAACCCTGGAAGAAATTATTCGAGAACAGAATTACTGAATATTATATGGGGATATAATTTTAGCGGATATGAACACACCGTAAACTCTCATATTAACAGACTAAGAGCCAAAATAGAAACAGATATGGCAAACCCAAACTACATACTCACCACTTGGGGGATAGGTTATAAATTTAACGAAGATTTACCGCATGAAATCTAA
- a CDS encoding HAMP domain-containing sensor histidine kinase: MKSKSKALTPKLIKKLWLAFGLLILLMGISYILITGYYANKHNRATIQQVNVDVANHVIQEKFTNASPFLEDGSVNKLLFGDLMHDMMAVNRSIEVYLLDDVGEILYSVVLDHSKNAPSKKVSLEPIKQFIKNNGSTYIEGDDPKHPGTKKIFSVAPYNTQGKKGYIYIILAGEDFQHISEDLLGMYFKQLGLGATLLTMLFAGIIGLLSIWFLTKNLRLITNTVIRFREGDLEARIENSEKSDIAIFANSFNEMADTIVDNMDKMKSVDLLRRELIANVSHDLRTPLAVIKGYIETLQIKKETLSEKQKEEYLQITHNNVDKLSNLINQLFEYSKLEAEQITPIKEPFSITELSYDIIAKFKVISQKKEIKLSLECPEENCMVYADISLVERALQNLIENAIKYTNPFGSVTLSLKKLSDDIEINISDTGTGIPVNEQPYIFDRYKQVSKTSKQGHGLGLAIVKKIMDIHETTIVVLSKPKEGSSFIFNLPSYQS, from the coding sequence ATGAAATCTAAAAGCAAAGCACTAACACCTAAATTAATTAAAAAATTATGGCTTGCATTTGGCTTATTAATTTTATTAATGGGTATATCCTACATTCTTATAACAGGGTACTATGCAAACAAACATAATAGAGCTACAATTCAACAAGTAAATGTCGACGTTGCAAATCATGTAATACAAGAAAAGTTCACAAACGCATCTCCATTTTTAGAAGATGGAAGCGTAAATAAGCTTTTGTTTGGCGATTTAATGCATGATATGATGGCAGTAAACCGCAGTATCGAAGTTTACTTATTAGATGATGTAGGTGAAATTTTATATTCTGTAGTTTTAGATCATAGCAAAAATGCCCCCTCTAAAAAGGTTTCTTTAGAGCCCATTAAACAATTCATTAAAAATAACGGTAGTACGTATATTGAAGGTGATGACCCAAAACACCCTGGTACAAAAAAAATATTTTCAGTAGCACCCTACAATACTCAAGGCAAAAAAGGGTATATCTACATCATTTTAGCTGGCGAAGATTTTCAACATATTAGCGAAGATTTATTGGGCATGTACTTTAAACAATTAGGTTTAGGAGCAACTCTTTTAACCATGCTTTTTGCTGGTATCATTGGCTTATTAAGTATTTGGTTTTTAACTAAAAATTTAAGATTGATTACAAATACAGTAATCCGTTTTAGAGAAGGTGATTTAGAGGCTAGAATTGAGAATTCTGAAAAATCAGATATAGCAATATTCGCAAATTCTTTCAACGAAATGGCTGACACAATCGTAGACAACATGGATAAAATGAAATCTGTTGATTTACTTAGAAGAGAATTAATTGCTAATGTATCTCATGATTTAAGAACTCCTCTAGCTGTTATTAAAGGATATATAGAAACATTACAGATAAAAAAAGAAACACTATCTGAAAAGCAGAAAGAAGAATATTTACAAATAACACACAACAATGTAGATAAACTCTCAAACCTTATAAATCAACTCTTCGAGTATTCTAAATTAGAAGCCGAACAAATTACACCTATTAAAGAGCCATTTTCAATTACTGAACTCTCTTATGATATTATAGCAAAATTCAAGGTTATATCACAGAAAAAAGAAATCAAATTATCGTTAGAATGCCCTGAAGAAAATTGCATGGTATATGCCGATATCAGCCTTGTTGAGAGAGCGCTACAAAACTTAATAGAAAATGCGATAAAATATACAAATCCTTTTGGATCTGTAACACTATCTCTTAAAAAGCTATCAGATGATATTGAAATAAATATATCTGATACTGGAACAGGTATTCCTGTTAACGAGCAACCGTATATCTTTGATCGTTATAAACAAGTAAGCAAAACAAGTAAGCAAGGCCATGGCTTAGGCTTAGCAATTGTAAAAAAAATAATGGATATACATGAAACTACTATTGTTGTTTTAAGTAAACCGAAAGAAGGAAGTTCTTTTATCTTTAACCTACCTTCTTATCAATCTTAA
- the secDF gene encoding protein translocase subunit SecDF, which produces MQNKGLIKLFAFLFGLVSIYQLSYTFITNNVEKKAAEYAANSISSTEDDYLNRRKDLEVSYLDSIGSNSILGFTDYNDAKKKELNKGLDLKGGINVTLQISVKDILKGLANNTQNPIFNKALAEADTASKNSSDTYVDLFFQAFENLKGDTKLASPEIFANKGLSDVINFQMTDDQVKPIIRTKIDESIISAFEVLRERIDGFGVTQPNIQREGTSGRILVELPGAKDIARAQELLSSTAQLEFWETYRPDNQYLSKFLFDANEKLKTIVDIEKPQVEDKQESEIDSLLSDVAQDSIDFASQVNPLGNLLIPADPNSYSFVRAQTKDTAQVSAYLNMPEVRRLMPKELQFVKFLWERPTEGAEVVGLYAVKSNRTSSPRISGDVVSDASDVFDTRNRPAVSMSMNTKGAKEWEKLTSDANVNGTGIAIVLDNKVYTAPGVSQAGGISGGRSEITGTFTINETKDIANVLRAGKLPAKAEIVQSEIVGPSLGQEAISSGFNSFAIAMVFVLLWMIFYYGKAGAFADVALLFNILLIFGVLTSIKAVLTLPGIAGIVLTIGMSVDANVLIFERIKEEIDKGKGKSLAIADGFSNALSSILDANITTGLTAVILFIFGSGPIKGFATTLIIGIITSLFTAIFITRLLIEWYLSGKDRRLDFSTGITKNLFKNIHINFLGKRKIAYILSSVLVLIGLYSLFFGPGLQQGVDFIGGRSYQVRFEKPVSASELAAEFNTVFGSGTNVKTYGEDNQVMLTTPYKVDVEGIEVDAEIQNKLFTTLQKYLPDGITYDEFVVASDTKAVGIMKSTKVGPTIADDIKNNAFWAIIGSLAVVFLYILFRFRKWQFSLGAVAAVFHDVLLVLGIFSIFGKIMPFNMEIDQAFIAAILTVIGYSLNDTVVVFDRIREIIAERGWKTGENTNLALNSTLGRTLNTSLTTIIVLLAIFVFGGDSLRGFMFAMIIGVVVGTYSSLFIATPVMYDTLKKSVQDGTEEDVITE; this is translated from the coding sequence ATGCAAAATAAAGGACTTATAAAGCTTTTCGCTTTTTTGTTTGGATTGGTGAGTATTTACCAATTGTCTTACACATTCATTACAAACAATGTAGAGAAGAAAGCTGCGGAATATGCAGCAAACAGTATATCTAGTACTGAAGATGATTATTTGAATCGTAGAAAGGATTTGGAAGTCAGTTATTTAGACTCTATCGGAAGTAATTCCATCTTGGGATTTACCGACTATAATGATGCTAAGAAAAAAGAGCTTAATAAAGGTTTAGATTTAAAGGGAGGTATTAATGTAACGCTTCAAATATCTGTAAAAGATATATTGAAAGGTTTGGCTAATAACACTCAAAATCCAATTTTTAATAAAGCTTTAGCAGAGGCAGATACTGCTTCTAAAAATAGTAGTGATACGTATGTAGATCTATTTTTTCAAGCTTTCGAAAATTTAAAAGGTGATACAAAATTAGCTTCACCAGAAATTTTTGCTAATAAAGGTTTAAGTGATGTTATTAATTTTCAGATGACTGATGATCAGGTTAAGCCTATCATTAGAACTAAAATTGATGAATCTATCATATCTGCTTTTGAAGTGTTAAGAGAGCGTATTGATGGTTTCGGGGTAACTCAGCCTAATATTCAAAGAGAAGGAACTTCGGGTCGTATTTTAGTAGAATTGCCAGGAGCTAAAGATATAGCTAGAGCTCAAGAGTTACTTTCAAGTACAGCTCAATTAGAGTTTTGGGAAACATACAGACCAGATAATCAATATTTGAGTAAATTCTTATTTGATGCAAATGAGAAATTGAAAACTATTGTTGATATTGAAAAGCCACAAGTTGAAGATAAGCAAGAGTCTGAAATAGATTCTTTATTATCTGATGTAGCACAAGATTCAATTGATTTTGCTAGTCAAGTAAATCCATTAGGTAATTTATTGATACCAGCAGATCCAAACAGTTATTCTTTTGTTAGAGCACAAACTAAAGATACTGCCCAGGTTAGTGCATATTTAAACATGCCTGAAGTTCGTAGATTAATGCCTAAAGAATTACAATTTGTAAAATTCTTGTGGGAAAGACCTACAGAAGGAGCTGAAGTTGTTGGTCTTTACGCAGTAAAATCTAATAGAACATCTAGTCCAAGAATTAGTGGGGATGTTGTTAGTGATGCTAGTGATGTTTTTGATACTCGTAATAGACCTGCAGTTAGCATGTCTATGAATACAAAAGGAGCTAAAGAATGGGAAAAACTAACTAGTGATGCTAACGTAAATGGTACAGGTATCGCTATTGTTTTAGATAATAAAGTATATACTGCGCCAGGTGTTTCTCAAGCAGGTGGTATTTCTGGTGGACGTTCTGAAATTACAGGAACATTTACAATTAACGAAACTAAAGATATTGCAAACGTTTTAAGGGCTGGTAAATTACCTGCTAAAGCGGAAATTGTACAATCCGAAATTGTTGGTCCTTCATTAGGTCAAGAAGCAATTAGTAGCGGTTTTAATTCTTTTGCTATAGCAATGGTTTTTGTATTGCTTTGGATGATATTTTATTATGGTAAGGCAGGTGCTTTTGCAGATGTAGCTTTATTATTCAATATTTTATTAATATTTGGAGTATTAACAAGTATCAAAGCGGTTTTGACATTGCCAGGTATTGCAGGTATAGTCTTAACGATTGGTATGTCTGTTGATGCAAATGTGCTGATATTCGAACGTATTAAAGAAGAGATAGATAAAGGTAAAGGAAAGTCTTTAGCAATTGCAGATGGTTTTAGCAATGCATTGTCTTCTATATTAGATGCCAATATAACAACAGGTTTAACTGCTGTAATACTTTTCATATTTGGTTCTGGTCCGATTAAAGGATTTGCAACAACATTAATAATAGGTATTATTACTTCATTGTTTACTGCAATATTTATTACACGATTATTAATCGAATGGTATTTATCAGGAAAAGACAGAAGATTAGATTTCTCAACAGGTATTACTAAAAACTTGTTTAAAAATATTCACATTAACTTCTTAGGGAAACGTAAAATTGCTTACATACTTTCATCTGTTTTAGTTTTAATAGGTCTTTATTCATTGTTTTTTGGCCCAGGCTTACAACAAGGTGTAGATTTTATTGGTGGTCGTTCTTACCAAGTTCGTTTTGAGAAGCCAGTAAGTGCTTCTGAATTAGCGGCAGAGTTTAATACAGTTTTCGGTAGTGGAACTAACGTTAAAACTTATGGAGAAGATAATCAAGTAATGCTTACAACGCCTTATAAAGTTGATGTAGAAGGTATTGAAGTTGATGCTGAAATTCAAAATAAATTATTTACAACATTACAAAAGTACCTTCCAGATGGTATAACTTATGATGAGTTTGTAGTTGCTAGTGATACAAAAGCAGTAGGTATTATGAAGTCTACTAAAGTAGGTCCTACAATTGCTGATGACATTAAAAACAATGCTTTTTGGGCAATTATTGGGTCTTTAGCGGTAGTATTCTTATATATATTATTCCGTTTCCGTAAATGGCAATTCTCTTTAGGAGCTGTTGCAGCGGTATTCCATGATGTATTACTTGTGCTAGGTATTTTCTCTATATTTGGTAAAATCATGCCTTTTAATATGGAGATAGATCAAGCTTTTATTGCAGCTATATTAACGGTAATTGGTTATTCATTGAATGATACTGTTGTTGTTTTTGACCGTATTCGTGAAATTATTGCAGAAAGAGGTTGGAAGACAGGGGAAAACACAAACTTGGCTTTAAATAGTACATTAGGAAGAACGTTAAATACGTCATTAACAACTATAATAGTTCTTTTAGCTATATTCGTTTTTGGTGGAGATTCATTAAGAGGGTTTATGTTTGCAATGATCATAGGTGTTGTTGTTGGTACATATTCATCTTTATTTATCGCAACTCCTGTAATGTATGATACATTAAAGAAAAGCGTTCAAGATGGTACTGAAGAAGATGTAATAACTGAATAG
- a CDS encoding malate dehydrogenase, translated as MKVTVVGAGAVGASCAEYIAIKNFASEVVLLDIKEGYAEGKAMDLMQTASLNGFDTKITGITNDYSATAGSDVAVITSGIPRKPGMTREELIGINAGIVKTVASSLIEHSPNVILIVVSNPMDTMTYLVHKTTSIASNKIIGMGGALDSARFKYRLAEALGAPISDVDGMVIGGHSDTGMVPLTGHATRNSIKVSEFLSEERLEQVAQDTKVGGATLTKLLGTSAWYAPGAAVSSMVQAIACDQKKIFPCSTLLNGEYGLSDICIGVPVVLGKDGIEEIVNIPLSDADKAKIKESAEGVKKTNGLLEL; from the coding sequence ATGAAAGTTACAGTAGTAGGAGCAGGTGCTGTTGGTGCAAGTTGCGCTGAGTATATAGCAATTAAGAATTTTGCATCAGAAGTTGTATTGTTAGATATAAAAGAAGGTTATGCTGAAGGTAAGGCAATGGATTTAATGCAAACAGCCTCTTTAAATGGTTTTGATACTAAAATAACTGGTATTACTAATGATTATTCTGCTACGGCTGGTAGTGATGTAGCTGTAATTACTTCAGGTATACCACGTAAACCAGGTATGACAAGAGAAGAATTAATAGGTATAAATGCAGGTATTGTTAAAACAGTAGCTTCAAGCCTAATAGAGCATTCTCCAAATGTTATTCTAATCGTAGTTAGTAATCCTATGGATACGATGACTTATTTAGTTCACAAGACTACAAGTATAGCATCAAATAAAATAATCGGTATGGGCGGAGCTTTAGATAGCGCTCGTTTCAAATATCGTTTGGCAGAAGCGTTAGGAGCTCCTATTTCAGATGTAGACGGTATGGTTATCGGTGGTCATAGTGATACGGGTATGGTACCTTTAACGGGGCATGCTACACGTAATAGTATTAAAGTTTCAGAATTCTTATCAGAAGAAAGATTAGAGCAGGTTGCGCAAGATACTAAGGTTGGTGGTGCTACATTAACTAAATTATTAGGTACTAGTGCTTGGTATGCACCGGGTGCAGCAGTTTCGAGTATGGTTCAAGCTATTGCTTGTGATCAAAAGAAAATATTCCCTTGTTCAACATTATTAAATGGTGAATATGGTTTAAGTGATATTTGTATCGGAGTTCCAGTCGTTTTAGGTAAAGATGGTATTGAAGAAATTGTAAATATACCTTTAAGTGATGCTGATAAAGCTAAAATTAAAGAAAGCGCAGAAGGCGTAAAGAAAACTAATGGTTTATTAGAGCTTTAA
- a CDS encoding DUF6588 family protein — protein sequence MKQLFLSFAMLCTTLVIGQANINDIFAAGVNDAERFTNDYMNPVSEGMIYSISNGWYNSASAKPLGGFEISIIGNVSPFKDEKKSFVLNTSDYENIKFADGSDSKLVSSALGDLEGIGVYVEDEDGLFRQNFTLPSGLSAEGVNFVPSAFLQASVGVIKGTEIKARFLPKISTDEVAVGFYGLGIQHEFTSLLPVDKIWPVAISGVIGYTHLNGSYDFSDTDIIAGENQKIETRVNTWNFQAIVSTKLPVINFYGGIGYLTGKSKTDILGTYIVQEGPFQQTIEDPFSLNTDASGVTANIGTKLKLGFFRLNADYTIAEFNSFSVGLNFGFR from the coding sequence ATGAAACAGCTATTTTTATCATTCGCAATGTTGTGTACAACGTTGGTTATCGGACAGGCAAATATTAATGATATTTTTGCTGCAGGTGTAAATGATGCCGAGCGATTTACTAATGATTATATGAACCCAGTTTCCGAAGGTATGATTTATAGCATATCAAATGGATGGTACAATTCGGCAAGTGCAAAACCATTAGGTGGTTTTGAGATTTCTATAATAGGAAATGTTTCTCCTTTTAAAGATGAAAAAAAATCATTTGTTTTGAATACATCAGATTATGAGAATATAAAATTTGCTGATGGTAGTGATTCTAAACTAGTTTCGAGTGCTCTAGGAGACTTAGAAGGTATAGGAGTGTATGTAGAGGATGAAGATGGTTTGTTTCGTCAGAATTTTACACTACCATCAGGTTTGTCTGCTGAAGGTGTTAATTTTGTTCCTTCTGCTTTTTTGCAAGCTAGTGTAGGTGTAATTAAGGGAACAGAAATTAAAGCTCGATTTTTACCTAAAATTAGTACAGATGAGGTTGCAGTTGGCTTTTATGGATTAGGTATTCAACACGAATTTACTAGTTTGTTGCCTGTAGATAAAATTTGGCCTGTTGCGATTTCTGGTGTTATAGGGTATACGCATTTAAATGGTAGTTATGATTTTTCTGATACGGATATTATAGCGGGTGAAAATCAAAAAATAGAAACAAGAGTTAATACTTGGAATTTTCAAGCGATAGTTTCAACAAAGCTTCCTGTAATTAACTTTTATGGAGGTATAGGGTATTTGACAGGAAAGTCTAAAACAGATATTTTAGGAACTTATATAGTTCAAGAAGGGCCTTTTCAGCAAACAATAGAAGATCCTTTTTCTTTAAATACAGACGCTAGTGGTGTTACTGCTAATATCGGAACAAAATTGAAACTTGGATTTTTTAGGCTTAATGCAGATTATACAATAGCTGAATTTAATAGTTTTTCAGTAGGTTTAAATTTTGGGTTTAGATAG
- the gyrB gene encoding DNA topoisomerase (ATP-hydrolyzing) subunit B: protein MSEEANKDEQKKNNYSADSIQALEGMEHVRMRPSMYIGDVGVRGLHHLVYEVVDNSIDEAMGGHCDNITVAINEDNSITVRDNGRGIPVDIHKKEGVSALQVVMTKIGAGGKFDKDSYKVSGGLHGVGVSCVNALSKHLKATVFRNGTVYEQEYEKGKALYPVKSIGETDIRGTEVTFYPDETIFTQTTEFSYETLSNRMRELSFLNKGVSITMSDKRQKDKDAPNGYVEERFYSEEGLKEFIKFLDGNREPLINGVISMEGEKNGIPVEVAMVYNTSYTENLHSYVNNINTHEGGTHLSGFRRGLTGTLKKYADASGMLDKLKFEIQGDDFREGLTAIISVKVGEPQFEGQTKTKLGNREVSSAVSQAVSEMLTNYLEENPEDAKIIVQKVVLAATARHAATKAREMVQRKTVMSIGGLPGKLSDCSDQDPVNCEVFLVEGDSAGGTAKQGRDRMFQAILPLRGKILNVEKAMRHKVFENEEIKNIYTALGVSIGTEEDSKALNLEKLRYHKVVIMCDADVDGSHIETLILTFFFRYMRELIEGGHVYIATPPLYLVKKGAKKRYAWNDKERDEIAESFNGSVGIQRYKGLGEMNAEQLWDTTMNPDFRTLRQVTIDNATETDRVFSMLMGDEVPPRREFIEKNAVYANIDA from the coding sequence ATGAGCGAAGAAGCAAATAAAGACGAGCAAAAAAAGAATAATTATTCAGCAGATAGTATTCAGGCCCTTGAGGGAATGGAGCATGTACGTATGCGTCCATCCATGTATATTGGTGATGTCGGAGTTAGAGGTTTACACCACTTGGTTTATGAGGTGGTTGATAACTCTATAGATGAGGCTATGGGGGGGCATTGTGATAATATTACTGTTGCAATAAATGAAGATAATTCTATAACGGTTAGAGATAACGGTCGTGGTATCCCTGTTGATATTCATAAGAAAGAAGGAGTATCTGCTCTTCAAGTTGTAATGACTAAGATTGGTGCAGGTGGTAAATTCGATAAAGATTCTTATAAAGTATCTGGTGGGTTGCATGGTGTTGGTGTATCGTGTGTAAATGCACTATCTAAACACCTTAAGGCAACAGTATTCCGTAACGGAACTGTTTATGAGCAGGAATACGAAAAAGGTAAAGCATTATATCCTGTAAAAAGTATAGGAGAAACTGATATAAGAGGTACTGAAGTTACTTTTTATCCAGACGAAACTATTTTCACACAGACTACAGAATTTAGTTATGAAACACTTTCAAATAGAATGCGAGAGCTTTCTTTTTTGAATAAAGGTGTTTCTATTACAATGTCTGATAAAAGACAAAAAGATAAAGATGCTCCAAACGGATATGTAGAAGAGCGTTTTTATTCAGAAGAAGGTCTTAAAGAATTTATTAAGTTTTTAGATGGAAATCGTGAGCCACTTATTAATGGAGTGATTTCTATGGAGGGAGAAAAAAACGGTATACCTGTAGAGGTTGCAATGGTTTATAATACTTCTTACACTGAAAATTTACACTCTTATGTGAATAATATTAATACACATGAAGGTGGTACTCACTTATCTGGTTTTAGAAGAGGTTTAACGGGTACGTTAAAGAAGTATGCTGATGCTTCTGGAATGTTAGATAAATTAAAGTTCGAAATTCAAGGAGACGATTTCCGTGAAGGCTTAACGGCAATTATTTCTGTTAAAGTTGGAGAGCCACAATTTGAAGGACAGACCAAAACAAAATTAGGAAACAGAGAAGTTTCTTCAGCTGTTAGTCAAGCAGTATCAGAAATGCTGACTAATTATCTTGAGGAAAACCCTGAAGACGCTAAAATCATCGTGCAGAAAGTAGTTCTTGCGGCTACAGCACGTCATGCAGCTACTAAGGCTCGTGAAATGGTGCAGCGTAAAACGGTGATGAGTATAGGTGGTTTGCCTGGTAAATTATCAGATTGCTCAGATCAAGACCCTGTTAATTGTGAAGTTTTCCTTGTTGAGGGAGATTCGGCGGGTGGTACTGCAAAGCAAGGTCGTGACCGAATGTTTCAAGCAATTTTGCCACTAAGAGGTAAGATTTTGAATGTTGAGAAAGCGATGAGGCATAAAGTTTTTGAAAACGAAGAAATTAAAAATATTTATACAGCTTTAGGTGTTTCTATAGGAACAGAAGAAGATAGTAAGGCTTTAAATCTTGAGAAATTAAGATATCACAAAGTAGTCATCATGTGTGATGCCGATGTCGATGGTAGTCATATTGAAACATTAATTCTTACATTCTTCTTTAGGTATATGCGAGAATTAATAGAGGGAGGTCATGTTTATATTGCAACTCCTCCACTATACTTAGTTAAAAAAGGAGCTAAAAAACGTTATGCTTGGAATGATAAAGAGCGTGATGAAATTGCAGAAAGTTTTAACGGTAGTGTTGGTATTCAACGTTATAAAGGTCTTGGTGAAATGAACGCTGAGCAATTATGGGATACAACTATGAACCCTGATTTCAGAACATTAAGGCAGGTAACTATTGATAATGCTACGGAAACCGATCGTGTTTTCTCTATGTTAATGGGTGATGAGGTTCCTCCGAGAAGAGAATTTATTGAGAAAAATGCTGTTTATGCGAACATTGATGCATAG